A region of Acidobacteriota bacterium DNA encodes the following proteins:
- a CDS encoding error-prone DNA polymerase, producing MYIELHTSSAFSFLRAASSPETLIERAATLGYPAVALLDRDGVSGAPRFHKAALAAGLRPLIGAELTVETSRESGVGKRESKKSPGKSVSDSRLPTPDSRFHLPVLVASQEGWKNLCRLLSRMKLRAPKGEGALAIDELDGFTTGLIAMPGRALLRAERYGVGGLLDRIVGTFGRANTYVELQRHLHRDQEDDNDALVCLAEAFRVPLVATGGVGFATPEERPLFDVLTSIREHVPLHRAGRRLAANAERYLKPPAQMARLFADRPGAIHATRDLAERLQFTMTDLGYRFPRYPVPDGETESSFLRKIAEVGARDRYRPYYDKARAQVARELDLIEKLQLAGYFLIVWDIVNFCRQQDILVQGRGSAANSAVCYSLGITAVDPVAMELLFERFLSEERGEWPDIDLDLPSGDRRERVIQHVYQKYGQHGAAMTANVITYRGKSAAREVGKALDLDEGQVDRLAKVMHQFEFIDPADTLSKKLAEVGMAADEPRVRHFATLWRQLQDLPRHLGQHSGGMVVCQGDLSSVVPLENASMPGRVVVQWDKEDCADMGIIKVDLLGLGMMAVLQDTIHLINDRESGVGSRESEISLATIPADDPEVYQMLRAADTIGVFQVESRAQMATLPRLKPEKFYDLVVEVAIIRPGPIVGQMVHPYLNRRAGREAVVYDHPLLEPILRRTLGVPLFQEQLLRMAMVVANFTGGQAEDLRRAMGFKRSEKRMRQLEGLLRDGMAKNGITGETANRIVLAITSFALYGFPESHAASFALLAYASAYFKAHYPAAFYTALLNNQPMGFYHPATLVKDAQRRGVRFNPIDVQVSDWDCTVEADGSIRLGLRYVRGLRAEAGQAIAAATKTPGVFFISSTEKNTPGVLTRCPKCGCDDPTMLETVPGVGSRESGVGPGVGRFCNVCSHQWCVAPARSGRYRSVDELVRRTGIRRDEMVVLAEIGALNSLGHDRRSALWQVERAVRPAGELFEEAAQASAFAREESDQLRRDLAEAASGREGGPSPLADMSVSERLIADYSGTGLTVGPHPLTFRRHELSMRGVLPAIELPKARAGRRVRTAGMVITRQRPGTAKGFVFLTLEDETGIANIIVRPDLYATDRLTIVEASFLMVEGVLQNQDGVTSIKAERVSRLAGLPDSAAIDSHDFH from the coding sequence GTGTATATCGAGCTCCATACTTCCTCGGCCTTTAGTTTCTTACGCGCAGCGTCCTCGCCGGAAACCCTGATCGAGCGCGCCGCCACGCTTGGCTACCCGGCGGTGGCGCTGCTCGATCGCGACGGTGTCTCGGGAGCGCCGCGCTTCCATAAGGCAGCGTTAGCGGCCGGTCTCCGCCCGTTAATTGGAGCGGAGCTGACCGTCGAAACCAGCCGGGAGTCGGGAGTCGGGAAGCGGGAGTCGAAAAAGTCACCCGGCAAGAGCGTTTCCGACTCCCGACTCCCGACTCCCGACTCCCGATTCCATCTTCCTGTCCTGGTGGCGTCACAGGAAGGATGGAAGAACCTCTGCCGCCTGCTGTCGCGCATGAAGCTGCGGGCGCCGAAGGGCGAGGGCGCGCTCGCCATCGACGAACTCGACGGCTTCACGACCGGGCTCATTGCCATGCCGGGCCGCGCCTTGCTGCGGGCCGAGCGGTACGGGGTGGGCGGCCTGCTCGATCGCATTGTCGGCACGTTTGGCCGCGCCAACACGTACGTCGAGTTGCAGCGGCACTTGCACCGCGATCAAGAAGACGACAACGACGCGCTGGTGTGCCTGGCCGAGGCGTTTCGCGTGCCGCTCGTGGCCACCGGCGGCGTCGGCTTCGCCACGCCCGAAGAGCGGCCGTTGTTCGACGTGCTGACCTCCATTCGCGAGCACGTGCCGCTGCACCGGGCCGGCCGCCGCCTGGCGGCGAATGCCGAGCGCTACTTGAAACCGCCGGCGCAGATGGCGCGGCTGTTCGCGGATCGGCCCGGCGCCATCCACGCGACGCGCGACCTCGCCGAGCGCCTGCAGTTCACGATGACTGATCTCGGCTACCGGTTCCCGCGCTACCCGGTGCCCGACGGCGAGACCGAGAGCTCGTTTCTCCGCAAGATCGCCGAAGTCGGTGCACGCGATCGCTACCGCCCGTATTACGACAAGGCCCGCGCGCAAGTGGCCCGCGAACTGGATCTGATCGAGAAGCTGCAGCTGGCCGGCTACTTCCTGATCGTGTGGGACATCGTGAACTTCTGCCGCCAGCAGGACATCCTGGTGCAGGGCCGCGGCTCGGCCGCCAATAGCGCCGTCTGTTACAGCCTCGGCATCACCGCCGTGGATCCGGTGGCGATGGAGTTGCTGTTCGAGCGCTTCCTGTCGGAAGAGCGCGGCGAGTGGCCCGACATCGATCTCGACCTGCCGAGCGGCGATCGGCGCGAGCGCGTGATCCAGCACGTCTACCAGAAGTACGGGCAACACGGCGCCGCCATGACCGCCAACGTCATCACCTATCGCGGCAAGAGCGCCGCGCGCGAAGTGGGCAAGGCGCTCGACCTGGACGAGGGGCAGGTCGATCGGCTGGCCAAGGTGATGCACCAGTTCGAATTCATCGATCCCGCCGACACCTTGTCGAAGAAGCTCGCCGAGGTCGGCATGGCGGCCGACGAACCGCGCGTGCGCCACTTTGCGACGCTGTGGCGGCAACTGCAGGACCTGCCGCGTCACCTGGGCCAGCATTCCGGCGGCATGGTGGTGTGCCAGGGCGACCTGTCATCGGTGGTGCCGCTCGAGAACGCCAGCATGCCCGGCCGCGTGGTGGTGCAGTGGGACAAGGAAGACTGCGCCGACATGGGCATCATCAAGGTGGACTTGTTGGGGCTCGGGATGATGGCGGTGCTTCAAGACACCATTCACCTGATTAATGACCGGGAGTCGGGAGTCGGGAGTCGGGAGTCGGAGATCAGCCTCGCCACCATTCCCGCGGACGACCCCGAGGTCTACCAGATGCTGCGGGCGGCCGACACCATTGGCGTGTTCCAGGTCGAGTCGCGCGCGCAGATGGCGACGCTGCCACGGCTCAAGCCCGAGAAGTTCTACGACCTGGTCGTCGAAGTCGCCATCATCCGCCCCGGCCCGATCGTCGGGCAGATGGTGCATCCGTACCTGAATCGCCGCGCCGGACGCGAAGCCGTGGTCTACGATCATCCGCTGCTCGAACCCATCCTCAGGCGCACGCTGGGCGTGCCGTTGTTCCAGGAGCAGCTGTTGCGCATGGCGATGGTGGTGGCCAACTTCACCGGCGGGCAGGCCGAAGACCTGCGGCGCGCCATGGGCTTCAAGCGCTCCGAAAAGCGCATGCGGCAGCTCGAGGGGCTGTTGCGCGACGGCATGGCGAAGAACGGCATCACCGGCGAGACCGCCAATCGCATTGTGCTCGCCATCACGTCGTTTGCCCTGTATGGCTTTCCCGAGTCGCACGCGGCCAGCTTCGCACTGCTGGCGTATGCCAGCGCCTACTTCAAGGCGCACTACCCGGCGGCGTTCTACACGGCCCTGCTCAACAACCAGCCGATGGGCTTCTACCATCCCGCCACGCTGGTGAAGGACGCGCAGCGACGCGGCGTGCGCTTCAATCCCATCGATGTGCAGGTGTCGGACTGGGATTGCACGGTGGAAGCGGACGGTTCGATCCGACTCGGCCTGCGCTACGTTCGCGGTTTGCGTGCGGAAGCGGGGCAGGCCATCGCTGCTGCGACAAAGACGCCGGGTGTATTTTTCATTTCGTCGACCGAGAAAAATACACCCGGCGTCCTGACGCGCTGTCCGAAATGCGGGTGCGATGACCCGACAATGCTTGAAACTGTGCCGGGAGTCGGGAGTCGGGAGTCGGGAGTCGGGCCGGGGGTCGGACGGTTCTGCAATGTGTGCTCCCATCAGTGGTGCGTTGCGCCAGCGCGTAGCGGGCGCTACCGCAGCGTGGACGAACTGGTGCGCCGCACCGGGATCCGTCGCGACGAGATGGTGGTGCTGGCCGAGATCGGCGCGCTCAACTCGCTCGGCCACGACCGCCGCTCGGCGCTGTGGCAAGTCGAACGAGCGGTGCGTCCTGCAGGTGAGTTGTTCGAGGAAGCCGCCCAAGCCTCCGCCTTCGCTCGTGAAGAATCAGACCAGCTACGGCGAGACCTCGCCGAAGCGGCCTCCGGCCGCGAAGGCGGGCCAAGTCCTCTGGCAGACATGAGTGTCTCCGAGCGCCTGATCGCCGACTACTCCGGCACCGGACTCACCGTTGGCCCGCATCCGCTGACCTTCCGCCGCCACGAGCTGTCGATGCGCGGCGTGCTGCCGGCCATCGAGCTGCCGAAGGCGCGGGCCGGCCGCCGCGTGCGGACGGCCGGCATGGTGATTACGCGCCAGCGGCCGGGCACCGCCAAGGGCTTTGTCTTCCTCACGCTCGAAGACGAAACCGGCATCGCCAACATCATCGTCCGGCCCGATCTCTACGCCACCGATCGCCTGACCATCGTCGAGGCGTCGTTTCTCATGGTCGAGGGCGTGCTGCAGAACCAGGACGGCGTCACCTCGATCAAGGCCGAGCGTGTGTCGAGGCTGGCCGGCCTGCCCGACAGCGCGGCGATCGATTCGCACGATTTTCACTGA
- a CDS encoding Dps family protein, with amino-acid sequence MQINIGIEDRDRAKIAAGLSRLLADSYTLYLQTHNFHWNVTGPMFQTLHVMFETQYTELALAVDVIAERIRSLGFPAPGSYAEFVKLTSIKDTTGVPKAEKMVRVLVESQEAVVRTARSLFPMVEKAGDEATADLLTQRIQLHEKTAWMLRSLLEK; translated from the coding sequence ATGCAAATCAACATCGGAATCGAGGATCGGGACCGCGCGAAGATTGCGGCCGGCCTGTCGCGCCTGCTCGCCGACAGCTATACGCTTTATCTCCAGACGCACAATTTCCACTGGAACGTGACCGGCCCGATGTTCCAGACGCTGCATGTCATGTTCGAGACGCAGTACACCGAACTGGCGCTTGCGGTTGACGTGATCGCCGAACGCATCCGTTCGCTCGGTTTTCCAGCGCCGGGGTCCTACGCTGAGTTCGTCAAGCTGACGTCAATCAAGGACACCACCGGAGTGCCCAAGGCGGAGAAGATGGTCCGCGTGCTGGTCGAAAGCCAGGAAGCCGTGGTGCGAACCGCGCGCTCCCTGTTCCCGATGGTCGAGAAGGCCGGCGACGAAGCGACCGCCGATCTGCTGACCCAGCGCATTCAACTCCACGAGAAGACGGCGTGGATGCTCAGGAGCCTGCTGGAAAAGTAA
- a CDS encoding SulP family inorganic anion transporter: protein MTKPLPGWVPRSVQTLAGGYDSAAVTADVIAGVTVGLVALPLAMAFAIASGLPPQAGIYCAIVTGFIISALGGSKFQIGGPTGAFVVVISGIVAQYGIDGLFMCTLMAGVILVVMGLTGTGTAVKYIPKPVIVGFTNGIALVIASTQIKDFLGLEMEVPGEFIGRIEVIGANLGAVSPDSLALGVGTLLLLILWSRYFKRVPAYIVALFAGTGIAFALQLDVATVGSRFGGIPAGLPEFHIPAFRPELVLTLLSPALTVAMLGAIESLLSAVVADRMGGDRHNPNTELFAQGVANIVSPMFGGLPATGALARTATNIRSGARSPMSGIIHAVTLLGVLLFGARLAAYVPLPVLAAILFVVAWNMGEWLEIGEVFKQSYADILVWTATFLLTVLADLTVAVEVGMVLAALLFIRRVAATTTVSRVTHAYIEAGRPHILQDKVIPDYVAVFRIHGPFLFGGTDKLREMSDHADTLPPVVVLRLRNMTAIDATGISAIEELADELKAKGRTLVLCGAPRQPLAALQKAELHERLGEANICESVQAALDRAAVVMAEKEQAEAR from the coding sequence ATGACGAAACCACTGCCAGGGTGGGTGCCCCGATCGGTCCAGACGCTGGCCGGCGGGTATGATTCGGCGGCGGTGACCGCCGACGTGATCGCCGGTGTCACCGTGGGCCTGGTGGCCCTGCCGCTGGCCATGGCGTTTGCCATCGCCTCGGGTCTCCCGCCCCAGGCCGGCATCTACTGCGCCATCGTCACCGGCTTCATCATCTCGGCGCTCGGCGGGTCGAAGTTCCAGATCGGCGGCCCGACCGGCGCGTTCGTGGTCGTCATCTCGGGCATCGTCGCCCAGTACGGCATCGACGGCCTGTTCATGTGCACGCTCATGGCCGGCGTGATCCTGGTCGTGATGGGACTGACCGGCACGGGCACGGCCGTGAAGTACATCCCCAAGCCGGTGATCGTCGGCTTCACCAACGGCATTGCCCTGGTCATTGCCAGCACGCAGATCAAGGACTTCCTGGGTCTCGAGATGGAGGTGCCCGGGGAGTTCATCGGGCGCATCGAGGTGATTGGCGCCAACCTGGGCGCCGTGTCGCCAGACTCGCTGGCGCTCGGCGTGGGCACGTTGCTGCTGCTGATCCTCTGGAGCCGCTACTTCAAGCGGGTTCCCGCGTACATCGTGGCGCTGTTTGCCGGCACCGGCATCGCGTTCGCGCTCCAACTCGACGTCGCCACCGTGGGGTCGCGGTTTGGCGGCATTCCGGCGGGCCTGCCCGAGTTCCACATCCCGGCGTTCCGGCCCGAGTTGGTCTTGACGCTGCTCTCACCGGCGCTCACGGTCGCCATGCTCGGCGCGATCGAGTCGTTGCTGTCGGCGGTCGTGGCCGATCGCATGGGCGGTGATCGTCATAATCCGAATACCGAGTTGTTTGCCCAGGGCGTGGCCAACATCGTGTCGCCGATGTTTGGCGGGTTGCCGGCGACCGGCGCGCTGGCGCGCACGGCGACCAACATCCGCTCCGGTGCGCGATCGCCGATGTCGGGGATCATCCACGCCGTGACCCTGCTGGGGGTGCTGCTGTTCGGCGCGCGGCTGGCGGCGTACGTTCCGTTGCCGGTGCTCGCCGCCATCCTGTTCGTGGTGGCGTGGAACATGGGCGAGTGGCTGGAGATTGGCGAGGTCTTCAAGCAGTCGTACGCCGATATCCTGGTCTGGACTGCGACGTTCCTGCTCACGGTGCTGGCCGACCTGACGGTGGCGGTCGAGGTCGGCATGGTGCTGGCGGCGCTGCTGTTCATCCGCCGGGTCGCGGCCACGACGACCGTGAGCCGCGTGACCCACGCCTACATTGAAGCGGGACGTCCGCACATCCTGCAGGACAAGGTCATTCCCGATTACGTCGCCGTCTTCCGCATTCACGGCCCGTTCCTGTTTGGCGGGACCGACAAGCTGCGAGAGATGTCGGATCACGCCGACACGTTGCCGCCGGTCGTGGTGCTGCGTCTCCGGAACATGACGGCGATCGACGCCACCGGCATCAGCGCGATCGAGGAACTGGCTGACGAGTTGAAGGCCAAGGGCCGCACGCTGGTGCTGTGCGGCGCGCCGCGGCAGCCGTTGGCCGCCCTGCAGAAGGCCGAACTCCACGAGCGGCTGGGCGAGGCCAACATTTGCGAGAGTGTGCAGGCCGCGCTCGATCGGGCGGCGGTGGTGATGGCGGAAAAGGAACAGGCCGAGGCTAGGTAG
- a CDS encoding SET domain-containing protein-lysine N-methyltransferase — protein MPKAPTLPKVLRKRSKLHGFGVFALEPINKNKRIIDYAGELITNKQSESREDRYLKKGCIWVFRVNRNWSRDAHVGGNDARFINHSCKGNCWIDVDAVTKTIWIRASKAIAKGEELTYDYNTEGDKIIPCLCRPGCKTKL, from the coding sequence ATGCCTAAAGCGCCGACCCTTCCGAAAGTGCTCCGAAAACGTTCCAAACTCCACGGCTTCGGCGTGTTCGCCCTGGAGCCCATCAATAAGAACAAGCGCATCATCGACTACGCCGGCGAGCTGATCACCAACAAGCAGAGCGAGAGCCGCGAAGACCGCTACCTGAAGAAAGGTTGCATCTGGGTGTTCCGCGTCAACCGCAACTGGAGCCGCGACGCGCACGTCGGCGGCAACGACGCGCGCTTCATCAACCACTCCTGCAAGGGCAACTGCTGGATCGACGTGGACGCCGTGACCAAGACCATCTGGATTCGCGCCTCGAAGGCCATCGCCAAGGGCGAAGAGCTGACCTACGACTACAACACCGAAGGCGACAAGATCATCCCGTGCCTGTGCCGGCCGGGCTGCAAGACCAAGCTATGA
- a CDS encoding PH domain-containing protein has translation MRFRSKVDALLVVPLVVGLGLSLLLIVGGLAEGRPLAGAIVPIGLLLGIAPLFLVSYEITADEIIVRAGWLRWRMPLQRIQALKATRQMWSSPALSLDRIEIRTDRGLWLMVSPADKVAFVAAIQARVPGVVLEGLQAPEAP, from the coding sequence ATGCGCTTTCGCTCGAAGGTTGATGCGCTGTTGGTGGTGCCGTTGGTGGTTGGCCTCGGCTTGTCGCTCCTCCTGATCGTCGGTGGCCTCGCCGAGGGCCGGCCGCTGGCCGGCGCCATTGTGCCGATTGGCCTTCTTCTCGGTATCGCGCCGCTCTTCCTGGTTTCCTACGAGATCACCGCCGACGAGATTATCGTGCGTGCGGGGTGGCTCCGGTGGCGCATGCCGCTGCAACGCATTCAGGCGCTCAAGGCGACGCGCCAGATGTGGTCGTCACCCGCCCTCTCGCTCGATCGCATCGAGATCCGAACCGACCGCGGCTTGTGGCTCATGGTGTCGCCGGCCGACAAAGTTGCATTCGTTGCCGCCATCCAGGCGCGGGTGCCCGGCGTCGTGCTCGAGGGTCTTCAAGCACCCGAGGCACCTTAG
- a CDS encoding RidA family protein, protein MTVQGQRQLFPAAGNLPFSAAAKGDGLVYIAGTIVAQGDIKAQTKAVLDSMGQTLTKAGSSLQNVASVNVYLKNAADAAAMTEVWRETWPKNAPARTTVIADFVVPGALIEMSAVAVPTGGERVAITPAGWSTANPYSYAIRTGDFLFLSGMVSRGVKDNVPVEGDMTTQMNTIMTNAGELLKAAGFGFEHVVANRVYITDGTKFGEMNKAYVPHFPKDPPARATTIVGLPGPTYQVEITMTANRRPKQTFATPNADGTPGRPSATLSSAVKVGNTLYLAGLLGNNATNKGDMEAQTKETLARVGRTLTAAGFGWDDLVEGMVWITDLAGFDAMNAGYRSVISKDFPARATVKSGLVGNDGLVEIMFIATK, encoded by the coding sequence GTGACCGTGCAAGGCCAGCGACAGCTGTTTCCGGCGGCCGGCAATTTGCCCTTCAGTGCCGCAGCCAAGGGTGACGGATTGGTCTACATCGCCGGCACGATCGTCGCCCAGGGCGACATCAAGGCCCAGACCAAGGCCGTGCTCGACAGCATGGGCCAGACGCTGACCAAGGCCGGTTCGAGCCTGCAGAATGTCGCCAGCGTCAACGTCTACCTGAAGAACGCGGCCGACGCAGCCGCGATGACCGAAGTGTGGCGCGAGACCTGGCCCAAGAACGCGCCCGCACGCACGACCGTCATTGCCGACTTCGTCGTCCCCGGCGCGCTGATCGAAATGTCGGCGGTCGCCGTCCCCACTGGCGGTGAACGCGTCGCCATCACGCCGGCCGGGTGGTCAACCGCCAACCCCTACAGCTACGCCATCAGGACGGGCGACTTCCTGTTCCTGTCGGGCATGGTCTCGCGCGGGGTCAAGGACAACGTGCCGGTCGAAGGCGACATGACGACGCAAATGAACACGATCATGACCAACGCCGGTGAGCTGCTGAAGGCGGCCGGGTTCGGCTTTGAACACGTCGTCGCCAACCGGGTCTACATCACCGACGGCACCAAGTTCGGCGAGATGAACAAGGCCTATGTGCCGCACTTCCCGAAGGATCCGCCGGCCCGCGCGACCACCATTGTCGGCCTGCCGGGTCCGACCTACCAGGTCGAAATCACCATGACGGCGAACCGCCGTCCGAAGCAGACCTTTGCCACTCCTAACGCCGACGGCACACCGGGGCGGCCGAGCGCGACGCTCAGCAGCGCGGTGAAGGTGGGCAATACGCTCTACCTGGCCGGCTTGCTCGGCAACAACGCCACCAACAAGGGCGACATGGAAGCGCAAACCAAGGAGACCCTGGCGCGGGTTGGCCGCACGCTGACCGCGGCCGGTTTCGGCTGGGACGACCTGGTCGAGGGCATGGTGTGGATCACTGACCTCGCTGGTTTCGACGCCATGAACGCAGGCTACCGGTCGGTGATCTCGAAAGACTTCCCCGCTCGAGCGACGGTGAAGTCAGGGCTGGTCGGCAACGACGGCCTGGTCGAGATCATGTTCATCGCCACCAAATAA
- a CDS encoding SDR family oxidoreductase, translating into MATAPLILLTGATGYVGGRLLPALEAGGHRVRCLTRRPEVVTQGHSARDVVQGDVLERPSLDAAMRGVDVAYYLVHSMGAEGSFEEADRQGAANFAAAAKAAGVGRIIYLGGLGREDEDLSPHLRSRQEVGRILRESGVPVLEFRASIVIGSGSLSFEMIRSLVERLPFMITPKWVRVPAQPIAIDDLLEYLIEALTLPATACRVYEIGGADRVSYADIMRLYARLRGRRLRMLAVPILSPYVSSLWLGLITPLYARVGRKLIESIVHTTVVNDDLALRTFAVRPMGVEAAVRRALGGDAAGTATRWTDAVSSARPRPSWQGVQFGRQLKDARSISVDAPAPVVFACIERIGGDTGWYAWNSLWRLRGALDLLSGGVGMRRGRPSPDHLRVGDTLDFWRVEAIEPGVRLRLSAEMRLPGRAWLEFEVRQDAHATTINQVATFDPDGLLGKAYWYSISPLHHLVFGGMLRGIARASLNVAP; encoded by the coding sequence ATGGCGACGGCCCCCCTCATCCTCCTGACCGGCGCGACCGGCTATGTCGGCGGACGACTGTTGCCCGCGCTCGAGGCCGGTGGCCACAGGGTGCGCTGCCTGACCCGCCGGCCAGAAGTGGTGACGCAGGGGCACTCCGCGCGCGACGTCGTCCAGGGTGACGTGCTCGAGCGACCAAGCCTGGACGCGGCCATGCGCGGCGTCGACGTGGCGTACTACCTGGTGCACTCGATGGGCGCCGAGGGATCCTTCGAGGAGGCCGATCGGCAGGGCGCCGCGAACTTTGCCGCGGCGGCGAAGGCCGCCGGAGTCGGCCGCATCATTTACCTCGGCGGGCTCGGTCGCGAAGACGAGGACCTGTCGCCCCATCTTCGCAGCCGGCAGGAAGTCGGGCGCATCCTGCGCGAGTCGGGCGTTCCCGTGCTCGAGTTCCGCGCCTCGATCGTGATTGGCTCCGGGAGCCTCTCGTTCGAGATGATCCGCTCGCTGGTCGAGCGGCTGCCGTTCATGATCACGCCCAAGTGGGTGCGGGTTCCCGCGCAGCCCATTGCTATTGATGATCTGCTCGAGTACCTGATCGAAGCGCTGACCCTGCCGGCCACCGCCTGCCGGGTCTACGAGATTGGCGGCGCCGATCGCGTGTCGTATGCCGACATCATGCGGCTCTACGCGCGGTTGCGCGGCCGGCGCCTGCGGATGCTCGCGGTGCCCATCCTGTCGCCCTACGTCTCCAGCCTGTGGCTGGGCCTGATCACGCCGCTCTATGCGCGCGTCGGCCGCAAGCTGATCGAAAGCATTGTCCACACCACGGTGGTCAACGACGACCTCGCGTTGCGGACGTTCGCGGTGCGGCCGATGGGCGTCGAAGCCGCCGTGCGGCGTGCCCTCGGTGGCGATGCCGCCGGGACGGCCACGCGATGGACCGACGCGGTCTCGTCGGCGCGGCCACGGCCGTCGTGGCAGGGGGTGCAGTTCGGCCGGCAGCTGAAGGACGCGAGGTCCATTTCCGTGGACGCGCCGGCGCCGGTCGTGTTCGCATGCATCGAGCGGATTGGCGGTGATACCGGCTGGTACGCCTGGAACTCGCTCTGGCGGCTGCGCGGCGCGCTGGATCTGCTCTCCGGTGGCGTGGGCATGCGGCGCGGACGGCCCTCGCCCGACCACCTGCGCGTGGGCGACACCCTCGACTTCTGGCGCGTTGAGGCGATCGAGCCCGGCGTGCGCTTGCGGCTGTCGGCCGAAATGCGCCTACCCGGCCGCGCCTGGCTCGAGTTCGAGGTCCGCCAGGACGCGCATGCCACCACCATCAACCAGGTCGCGACCTTCGATCCGGACGGCCTGCTCGGCAAGGCGTATTGGTATTCGATCTCACCGCTGCACCACCTGGTGTTCGGCGGCATGCTCCGAGGCATTGCCCGTGCCTCGCTCAATGTGGCACCGTAG